One Bacillus amyloliquefaciens DSM 7 = ATCC 23350 DNA window includes the following coding sequences:
- a CDS encoding DUF1641 domain-containing protein → MASPITEIQKETKTEEQLKAEKLEELKTLLAENEEAVAKTMSIMAELNGLGIFDAAGYMLQAKEEIAKIALGQISREPVTNLLNTMMAAGGALSKADPEFMGRLLESAMAGTDQAQRFLKEDRKVSMFELMKAVGDPDINRALGFGLQFLKGMGKELRETPSE, encoded by the coding sequence ATGGCAAGCCCAATTACTGAAATTCAAAAAGAAACGAAAACAGAGGAACAGCTGAAAGCTGAAAAACTGGAAGAACTGAAGACGCTTCTCGCAGAAAATGAAGAAGCCGTCGCGAAAACGATGTCCATTATGGCAGAGCTGAATGGCTTGGGCATTTTTGATGCCGCCGGCTATATGCTCCAGGCAAAAGAGGAGATTGCCAAAATCGCACTCGGACAGATTTCCCGGGAACCTGTCACCAATCTTCTGAATACGATGATGGCCGCGGGAGGCGCGCTGTCAAAAGCTGATCCCGAATTTATGGGCAGACTTTTAGAAAGCGCCATGGCCGGGACAGATCAGGCGCAAAGATTTTTAAAGGAGGACAGGAAAGTCAGTATGTTTGAACTGATGAAAGCCGTCGGTGATCCTGATATTAACCGCGCGCTCGGCTTCGGGCTTCAGTTTTTAAAAGGAATGGGAAAAGAATTACGCGAAACCCCGTCTGAATAA
- a CDS encoding YrhC family protein: protein MEKKRLKSLIEDFKHYAFILLAVSTFIYIGAVLPGQGLTAGQKMLMFVTDCAFLAGAYFCVDRSLIYKKRLEEADE from the coding sequence ATGGAGAAGAAAAGACTGAAATCATTAATAGAAGATTTTAAGCATTACGCATTTATTCTGCTTGCAGTCAGCACCTTCATTTATATCGGCGCGGTTCTTCCCGGACAAGGGCTGACTGCGGGCCAGAAAATGCTGATGTTTGTAACGGATTGTGCATTTTTAGCGGGCGCTTATTTCTGCGTTGACCGTTCACTTATTTATAAAAAGAGGCTGGAAGAGGCCGATGAATAA
- the fdhF gene encoding formate dehydrogenase subunit alpha codes for MTDVQSIRVKIDGTEYEAPEGSKILDILNHNGIEIPQICHVPEVDPIQTCDTCIVEVNGKLQRSCSTAAENGMSISLTSGRVKEAQTEAMDRLLENHLLYCTVCDNNNGNCTLHNTAEMMGIEHQKYPYTPKDDSKCAVDMSHPFYRYDPNQCIACGQCVEVCQNLQVNETLSIDWERDRPRVIWDEGVAINESSCVSCGQCVTVCPCNALMEKSMLGQAGFMTGIKEDVMEPMIDLVKNVEPDYTSIFAVSEVEAAMRDKRTKKTKTVCTFCGVGCSFEVWTKGRDILKIQPVSDAPVNAISTCVKGKFGWDFVNSEERITKPLIRKNGAFVESSWEEALDLVASRLGSIKAEHGNGSVGFISSSKITNEDNYVIQKLARQVFETNNVDNCSRYCQSPATDGLFRTVGMGGDAGTIKDIAKAGLVLIVGANPAEGHPVLATRVKRAHKLHGQKLIVADLRRNEMAERSDLFISPKQGTDQVWLMAVTKYMIDQGWHDQAFIDENVNYFEDYKETLKKYTLEYAERITGLSQDTIIRIAEMIRDADGTCVLWGMGVTQNTGGSDTSAAISNLLLATGNYRRPGAGAYPLRGHNNVQGACDMGTLPGWLPGYQHITDDEARAKFEKAYGVEIDGKPGLDNIEMLHAIEEGNMKAMYLVGEDMALVDSNANHVHDILSSLDFFVVQDIFLSRTAQYADVILPAVPSLEKDGTFTNTERRVQRLYQALPTLGDAKPDWWIIQEVANRLGADWNYTHPSDIFSEMASLSPLFGKASYDVLSGWNSFLWGSFTGESTPLLYEDGFNFPDKKARFALSDWVEPAVFPEEYDLHINNGRMLEHFHEGNMTNKSKGIQSKVPDVFVEVSPELAAERGICDGTMIRLVSPFGAVKLNALVTDRVRANELYLPMNSTDKDSAINFLTGPAYDSRTHTPAYKQTKVRMEVLGSCDTPPLPKTNPRNKKRHPQNGVEAQRKWNRPGYVHLTD; via the coding sequence GTGACAGACGTTCAGTCTATCCGTGTCAAAATTGACGGCACGGAGTATGAAGCACCAGAGGGGTCAAAGATTTTAGATATTTTAAACCATAACGGAATTGAGATTCCGCAAATATGCCATGTACCGGAAGTAGATCCGATTCAAACATGTGACACCTGTATTGTTGAAGTAAACGGGAAATTGCAGCGCTCTTGTTCCACGGCTGCAGAAAACGGGATGTCCATCTCGCTTACGTCGGGAAGGGTAAAAGAGGCTCAGACAGAGGCCATGGACCGCCTGCTCGAGAATCACCTGCTTTACTGTACGGTATGCGATAACAACAACGGCAACTGCACACTGCATAATACAGCGGAAATGATGGGAATTGAGCATCAGAAATATCCGTATACGCCGAAAGATGATTCAAAGTGCGCGGTTGATATGTCTCACCCGTTTTACCGCTATGATCCGAACCAATGCATCGCCTGCGGTCAATGTGTGGAAGTGTGTCAAAACCTTCAGGTGAATGAGACCCTTTCAATTGATTGGGAGCGCGACCGCCCGCGGGTCATTTGGGATGAAGGCGTCGCCATTAATGAATCATCCTGCGTCAGCTGCGGCCAATGTGTCACTGTCTGCCCTTGTAACGCACTGATGGAAAAATCAATGCTCGGCCAAGCCGGATTTATGACAGGAATAAAAGAAGATGTCATGGAACCGATGATTGATTTAGTGAAAAATGTTGAACCCGACTATACAAGCATCTTCGCCGTGTCAGAAGTGGAAGCGGCTATGCGCGATAAACGGACGAAAAAAACAAAAACGGTCTGCACGTTCTGCGGCGTCGGATGCTCTTTTGAAGTATGGACAAAAGGCCGTGACATCCTTAAAATTCAGCCTGTTTCCGATGCTCCGGTTAACGCGATTTCCACTTGTGTGAAAGGGAAATTCGGCTGGGACTTCGTGAATTCGGAAGAACGGATTACAAAACCGCTTATCCGGAAAAACGGCGCATTTGTTGAATCGTCATGGGAAGAAGCTCTTGATCTTGTCGCTTCAAGACTCGGTTCGATCAAGGCCGAACACGGAAATGGTTCTGTCGGTTTTATTTCTTCTTCTAAAATTACGAATGAAGACAACTACGTTATTCAAAAATTAGCGCGTCAAGTATTTGAAACCAACAACGTGGATAACTGTTCACGCTACTGCCAGTCACCGGCAACGGACGGCTTATTCCGCACAGTCGGTATGGGCGGTGACGCCGGCACAATTAAAGATATCGCAAAAGCGGGCCTCGTGCTCATCGTCGGCGCCAATCCGGCAGAAGGACATCCGGTTCTGGCCACACGCGTGAAACGCGCCCATAAGCTTCACGGACAAAAATTAATTGTTGCCGATCTGCGCAGAAATGAAATGGCTGAACGGTCCGACCTCTTTATCAGCCCGAAACAAGGGACTGACCAAGTCTGGCTCATGGCAGTGACAAAATATATGATTGACCAAGGCTGGCACGATCAAGCGTTTATTGATGAGAATGTCAACTACTTTGAAGATTATAAAGAAACGCTGAAAAAGTATACATTAGAATATGCGGAGCGCATCACCGGACTTTCTCAGGATACGATCATCCGCATTGCCGAAATGATTCGTGATGCAGACGGCACTTGTGTTCTTTGGGGCATGGGCGTTACCCAGAATACAGGCGGCTCTGATACATCAGCGGCGATTTCCAATCTGCTGCTTGCCACAGGAAACTACCGCCGTCCGGGCGCCGGAGCCTATCCGCTGCGGGGACATAACAACGTTCAAGGCGCTTGCGATATGGGAACTCTTCCAGGCTGGCTTCCGGGGTATCAGCATATTACCGATGATGAGGCACGCGCTAAATTCGAAAAAGCTTACGGTGTTGAAATTGACGGCAAGCCGGGTCTTGATAATATCGAAATGCTCCATGCGATTGAAGAAGGAAACATGAAAGCCATGTATCTTGTCGGTGAAGATATGGCGCTCGTCGATTCAAACGCCAACCATGTTCATGACATTTTATCCAGCCTTGATTTCTTTGTTGTGCAGGATATTTTCCTTTCAAGAACGGCGCAATACGCGGATGTCATCCTGCCTGCAGTTCCATCTCTTGAAAAAGACGGAACATTTACAAACACAGAGCGGCGTGTGCAAAGATTGTATCAGGCGCTTCCGACGCTTGGTGATGCTAAACCGGACTGGTGGATTATTCAGGAAGTCGCCAATCGTTTAGGCGCTGATTGGAATTACACGCATCCAAGCGATATTTTCTCAGAAATGGCGAGCCTTTCTCCGCTGTTCGGAAAAGCAAGCTACGACGTTCTTAGCGGTTGGAACAGCTTCCTGTGGGGAAGCTTTACGGGAGAGAGCACTCCGCTTCTTTATGAAGACGGCTTTAACTTCCCGGACAAAAAAGCCCGTTTTGCGCTGAGCGATTGGGTGGAGCCTGCCGTATTCCCTGAAGAATATGACCTGCATATTAACAACGGACGGATGCTTGAACATTTCCACGAAGGAAACATGACAAACAAATCGAAGGGCATTCAGTCTAAAGTGCCGGATGTATTTGTTGAAGTATCGCCGGAGCTCGCGGCTGAACGCGGAATTTGCGACGGAACAATGATCCGGCTCGTCTCTCCTTTTGGGGCGGTTAAATTGAATGCGCTTGTGACAGACCGTGTCCGCGCAAATGAGCTTTATCTGCCGATGAACTCTACAGATAAAGATTCTGCGATTAATTTCCTGACCGGGCCTGCGTATGATTCACGGACACATACACCTGCCTATAAACAGACAAAAGTCCGCATGGAAGTGCTCGGCTCCTGTGATACACCGCCGCTTCCGAAAACGAATCCGCGGAACAAAAAACGTCATCCGCAAAACGGTGTGGAAGCTCAGCGAAAATGGAACCGTCCGGGCTATGTGCACCTAACTGATTAA
- a CDS encoding O-acetylserine dependent cystathionine beta-synthase → MNAITDITELIGNTPLLRLKHFDIPEGTAVYAKLEMMNPGGSIKDRLGGMLIEDALRTGKVKPGGVIIEATAGNTGIGLALCARKHQLRAVFCVPEHFSREKQQIMKALGADIVHTPREEGMQGAIRKALELEREINNSYAVLQFKNRVNPLTYYKTIGPEIWNALGGDIHTFVAGAGSGGTFAGTAAYLKEKNPAVKTVIVEPEGSILNGGEPHAHKTEGIGMEFIPDYMDENHFDAIYTVEDDTAFSLVREAAEKEGLLIGSSSGAALYAALEEAKKAPAGSNIVTIFPDGSDRYISKNIFQGGQ, encoded by the coding sequence TTGAACGCGATAACAGATATTACAGAACTGATCGGAAATACACCGCTGCTCCGTCTCAAGCATTTTGATATACCGGAGGGAACAGCGGTTTATGCTAAACTTGAGATGATGAATCCGGGCGGAAGCATTAAAGACAGGCTGGGCGGAATGCTCATTGAAGATGCGCTACGCACGGGAAAGGTGAAACCGGGCGGTGTTATCATCGAAGCGACTGCCGGAAACACCGGGATCGGACTCGCTCTGTGCGCCAGAAAGCATCAGCTTCGCGCCGTTTTTTGCGTCCCGGAGCATTTCAGCAGAGAAAAGCAGCAAATTATGAAAGCTCTCGGAGCGGACATCGTGCATACGCCGAGAGAAGAAGGCATGCAGGGAGCCATTCGAAAAGCGCTTGAACTGGAGAGAGAGATTAATAATTCTTATGCCGTTCTGCAATTTAAAAACCGAGTAAATCCATTGACTTACTATAAAACGATCGGACCTGAAATATGGAACGCGCTCGGCGGGGATATCCACACCTTTGTCGCAGGAGCGGGTTCCGGCGGCACCTTTGCCGGTACGGCAGCTTATTTAAAAGAGAAAAATCCTGCCGTCAAAACGGTGATCGTTGAACCGGAAGGCTCGATCCTGAACGGAGGAGAGCCGCATGCCCATAAAACGGAAGGCATCGGCATGGAGTTTATCCCGGATTATATGGACGAGAACCATTTTGACGCCATTTACACAGTGGAAGACGATACGGCGTTTTCGCTTGTCAGAGAAGCGGCCGAGAAAGAAGGCCTCTTAATCGGAAGCTCTTCAGGGGCGGCTCTTTATGCAGCGCTTGAAGAAGCGAAAAAAGCGCCCGCCGGATCAAATATCGTCACTATTTTCCCTGACGGCAGCGATCGATATATAAGCAAAAACATTTTTCAAGGAGGTCAGTAA
- a CDS encoding DUF2294 domain-containing protein → MSKKIHEFNDIIRKLRKELFGKGPERIHTVFVDNMAVSTLYGNLSASEQFIARTPEGREMVHAARTSLIQELYSKQTPDGMEELIGAKLVHLFSDIKIEENIAVSVFVFDRTIEERREEIKS, encoded by the coding sequence ATGTCTAAAAAAATTCATGAATTTAACGATATTATCCGGAAATTGCGTAAAGAATTATTTGGAAAGGGGCCGGAACGAATTCACACCGTTTTTGTGGATAACATGGCGGTATCAACGCTTTACGGCAATCTAAGCGCAAGTGAGCAGTTTATCGCACGCACGCCTGAAGGAAGAGAAATGGTTCATGCAGCGCGGACCAGCTTAATTCAGGAACTGTATTCAAAACAAACGCCTGACGGAATGGAAGAGCTCATCGGAGCAAAGCTCGTGCATCTGTTTTCAGACATCAAGATCGAAGAGAATATTGCGGTGTCTGTATTTGTCTTTGACCGAACCATTGAAGAGCGCCGTGAAGAAATCAAAAGCTGA
- a CDS encoding YrrS family protein: MSNKQSRFENRDKRRKANMVLNILIAIVSILIVVVAVSLFINSPSSDVSEKADTSQKQETPASGKTKQTSDEDIKDSKKDKASDDDKKDKQDKDTSDSSSDSDSKKDDDSSKSDDSSKKDSDSSDPFKEAKITEGGSSSDVEKTIVNPKWKAVGTKQTGEHAATYDSSSEDWSEMLDAISYATGVSKDHMTVLWLGNNGSPQDAKGKVLDKTNGKKYQVTITWKDKKGWKPTKVETLK, from the coding sequence TTGAGCAATAAACAATCTCGTTTTGAAAACCGTGATAAGCGCAGAAAAGCAAATATGGTGCTTAACATTTTAATTGCTATCGTATCTATTCTTATTGTCGTCGTTGCAGTCAGCCTCTTCATCAACAGTCCGTCGAGCGACGTGAGCGAAAAAGCGGACACGAGCCAGAAGCAGGAAACACCTGCATCAGGCAAGACGAAGCAGACATCCGATGAAGACATAAAAGACAGCAAAAAAGATAAGGCATCAGACGATGACAAAAAAGATAAACAGGATAAGGACACATCTGATTCATCTTCAGACTCTGACAGCAAAAAAGACGATGATTCATCGAAAAGTGATGACAGCAGCAAAAAAGACTCTGATTCAAGCGATCCTTTTAAAGAAGCAAAAATAACAGAGGGCGGCTCATCAAGCGATGTCGAGAAAACAATTGTTAACCCAAAATGGAAAGCGGTCGGAACAAAGCAGACGGGAGAACATGCGGCGACGTATGACTCAAGCTCTGAAGACTGGTCCGAAATGCTTGACGCCATCTCTTACGCAACAGGCGTGTCAAAAGATCACATGACAGTGCTGTGGCTCGGAAACAATGGAAGCCCGCAAGATGCGAAGGGTAAAGTTTTAGACAAAACGAACGGCAAAAAGTATCAGGTCACCATCACTTGGAAAGACAAAAAAGGCTGGAAGCCGACAAAAGTAGAAACGTTAAAATAA
- a CDS encoding bifunctional cystathionine gamma-lyase/homocysteine desulfhydrase: MKKKTLMVHGGITGDEKTGAVSVPIYQVSTYRQPKAGEHTGYEYSRTANPTRTALESLIAELEGGAAGYAFGSGMAAITAVMMLFDSGDHVILTDDVYGGTYRVMTGVLNRFGIEADFVDTSSEEKVKKAIRPNTKAIYIETPTNPLLKVTDLKLMSDIAKEAGVLLIVDNTFYTPYFQQPLSFGADIVLHSATKYLGGHSDVVGGLVVTADKELGEKLHYVQNSTGGVLGPQDSWLLMRGIKTLGLRMDAINHSAGKIAELLEAHDAVQTLYYPGSAKHPGHELTKAQSSGFGGMISFDIGSSERVDAFLEKLNLFTIAESLGAVESLISVPSRMTHASIPRDRRLALGITDGLVRISVGIEDTEDLTADVKQALDSLL; this comes from the coding sequence ATGAAGAAAAAAACGCTGATGGTACACGGAGGAATTACGGGAGATGAAAAAACAGGAGCGGTTTCCGTACCGATTTATCAAGTAAGCACGTACCGGCAGCCGAAAGCGGGCGAGCACACGGGTTATGAATATTCAAGAACGGCCAATCCGACGCGGACGGCGCTTGAAAGCTTAATTGCGGAGCTTGAAGGCGGCGCGGCGGGATATGCGTTCGGCTCAGGCATGGCTGCGATTACTGCCGTCATGATGCTGTTTGACAGCGGCGATCATGTTATTTTGACGGATGATGTATACGGCGGCACTTACCGGGTGATGACAGGTGTGCTGAACCGCTTCGGTATTGAAGCGGACTTTGTTGATACGAGCAGTGAAGAAAAAGTCAAAAAGGCCATTCGCCCGAATACGAAAGCCATTTATATCGAAACACCGACAAACCCGCTATTGAAAGTGACTGACCTCAAACTGATGTCTGACATCGCAAAAGAAGCGGGCGTATTGCTTATCGTCGATAATACGTTTTACACGCCGTATTTCCAGCAGCCGCTCAGCTTCGGCGCGGACATCGTGCTTCACAGCGCGACAAAATATCTCGGCGGCCACAGCGATGTCGTCGGCGGCTTAGTCGTGACGGCTGATAAAGAGCTCGGTGAAAAGCTTCATTACGTGCAAAACTCAACGGGCGGCGTTTTAGGACCGCAGGATTCATGGCTTTTAATGAGAGGCATTAAAACACTGGGACTCAGAATGGATGCCATCAATCACAGCGCCGGGAAAATCGCCGAGCTGCTTGAAGCGCATGATGCCGTTCAGACGCTCTACTATCCGGGATCAGCGAAACATCCGGGCCATGAGCTGACAAAAGCGCAAAGCTCCGGTTTCGGCGGAATGATTTCCTTTGATATCGGCAGCAGTGAACGCGTCGACGCATTTTTAGAAAAATTGAACCTGTTTACAATCGCTGAAAGCTTAGGAGCGGTTGAAAGCTTAATCTCCGTGCCGTCCAGAATGACGCACGCTTCGATCCCGCGCGACCGACGGCTTGCGCTTGGCATTACCGACGGGCTCGTACGGATCTCAGTCGGTATTGAGGATACTGAGGATTTAACGGCGGATGTGAAACAGGCGCTTGATTCCCTTTTATAA
- a CDS encoding class I SAM-dependent methyltransferase translates to MGREFIPLFEDWAATYDATVHGADKQYADVFKGYDNILDSIVALSGSNVLEFGPGTGNLTAKLAAANKKVFGVEPSPSMRKLAADKLSDKAVFSDGDFLEFPAPPFQIDTIVSSYAFHHLTDEEKRTAVKQYGTILQKHDKIVFADTVFKDHEAYDETIKKAIRNGYHQLADDLKTEHYPTLGTMKNIFSEEGFAARFTQQNDFVWIMEAIKR, encoded by the coding sequence ATGGGCCGTGAATTTATTCCATTATTTGAAGATTGGGCAGCGACTTATGATGCCACAGTGCACGGGGCAGACAAACAATATGCTGATGTTTTTAAAGGGTATGACAATATTCTTGACAGCATCGTGGCACTTTCAGGTTCAAACGTTTTAGAGTTCGGACCGGGCACAGGGAATTTAACGGCGAAATTAGCCGCCGCGAACAAAAAGGTGTTTGGTGTAGAACCGTCTCCGTCAATGAGAAAACTGGCGGCTGACAAGCTTTCTGACAAAGCCGTGTTCAGTGACGGAGATTTTCTGGAGTTTCCCGCTCCGCCTTTTCAAATAGATACCATCGTCAGCTCGTACGCCTTTCATCATTTAACCGATGAAGAAAAGCGAACGGCTGTAAAGCAGTATGGCACAATCCTTCAGAAGCATGATAAAATAGTGTTTGCCGATACCGTCTTTAAAGATCATGAAGCTTATGATGAAACAATTAAAAAAGCAATCCGAAACGGCTATCATCAATTAGCGGACGATTTAAAGACGGAACATTATCCGACACTCGGGACAATGAAAAACATCTTTTCAGAAGAGGGATTTGCCGCGCGGTTTACGCAGCAAAATGACTTTGTCTGGATAATGGAGGCGATTAAACGGTAA
- a CDS encoding peptidoglycan D,D-transpeptidase FtsI family protein, with product MIVSKRLKTAVICFLLVFFFLLARLAEIQLFFTESFSKSNINLIQESVKQRTEEVLISDGRGSFLDRNGKELTGKKQPAVILFPFLVTQDWPVDRVSDILGMKQGELRQLLTEAKKPVILNSRKIKHLTKQSVANINSLKYPGIYGVYMKDSKETNIAAHLLGATNQDPELLKKKYPGRKELPITAKIGTSGMERSFDEFLLADQDTKLLYHVDGRGNPLFGMDVKYTAEANAFYPLQVKTSIDRNIQEAMEDVLKDRGLKKGGAVLLDIEKSSVLGMVSKPDADMSKQQTLQNYMLTPIYPGSVFKTVIAAAAIEQNEVKPGTSFNCNLNLYGEPGDDKGTLSFGESFAQSCNYTFTSLAEKLIKKDDSVIENMAEKLGLTQRAGWEGKLYREDGFRQLYNEKSGVIWGDDKDKTVKKAVAQTAIGQKNVKVTPLEVANMMAAIARGGEKKQVKIADKIEYKNKTTMASFKDQPLKGENIDKYTAQQLQKILREVVTSPKGTGRRFQDLPYEIAGKSGTAQTGMFTKEKQTLYHKWFAGYFPADKPKYALVVLHMDTPGDKALTNTVFYDIVKKVHENETNQT from the coding sequence ATGATCGTATCAAAAAGGCTGAAAACGGCCGTGATTTGTTTTCTGCTCGTGTTTTTCTTTCTGCTTGCTAGGCTGGCTGAAATTCAGCTGTTTTTTACAGAATCTTTTTCAAAATCCAATATTAATCTGATTCAGGAAAGCGTCAAGCAGCGGACGGAAGAAGTCCTTATTTCAGACGGACGCGGCTCTTTTCTTGATCGGAACGGCAAAGAGCTGACCGGAAAAAAGCAGCCTGCCGTCATACTGTTTCCCTTTCTCGTGACGCAGGATTGGCCGGTTGACCGGGTATCAGACATTCTCGGAATGAAACAGGGGGAGCTCAGGCAGCTGCTCACGGAAGCAAAAAAACCGGTGATCCTGAACAGCAGAAAAATAAAACATTTGACGAAACAATCCGTGGCAAATATCAATTCTTTGAAATATCCCGGCATTTACGGCGTATATATGAAAGACAGCAAAGAAACAAACATAGCCGCTCATCTGTTGGGCGCGACAAACCAGGACCCTGAGCTTTTGAAAAAGAAATACCCCGGGAGGAAGGAACTGCCGATCACGGCAAAAATCGGGACAAGCGGGATGGAGCGGTCGTTTGATGAGTTTTTACTGGCGGATCAGGACACAAAACTTTTGTATCATGTCGACGGAAGGGGAAACCCTTTATTCGGAATGGACGTCAAATATACGGCTGAAGCAAACGCGTTTTATCCGCTGCAAGTCAAAACCTCCATCGACCGCAATATTCAAGAAGCAATGGAAGATGTATTGAAAGACCGCGGGTTAAAAAAGGGGGGAGCCGTCCTTTTAGACATTGAAAAAAGCAGTGTGCTCGGAATGGTATCAAAGCCTGACGCTGACATGTCAAAGCAGCAGACACTGCAAAATTACATGCTGACGCCGATTTATCCGGGATCAGTGTTTAAAACGGTGATCGCCGCAGCCGCAATAGAACAAAACGAAGTGAAGCCGGGCACATCCTTTAACTGCAATCTCAACCTGTACGGAGAGCCGGGGGATGACAAAGGCACGCTCAGTTTTGGAGAAAGCTTTGCCCAAAGCTGCAATTATACGTTTACAAGTCTTGCGGAAAAATTGATCAAAAAAGATGATTCCGTTATTGAAAACATGGCGGAAAAACTAGGTCTCACACAGCGGGCGGGCTGGGAAGGCAAGCTGTACCGGGAAGACGGATTCAGGCAGCTGTATAATGAAAAAAGCGGGGTCATTTGGGGAGATGACAAAGACAAAACCGTAAAAAAAGCCGTCGCACAGACGGCGATCGGGCAAAAAAACGTGAAAGTCACGCCTCTTGAAGTCGCCAATATGATGGCGGCGATCGCGCGCGGCGGTGAAAAAAAACAAGTCAAAATTGCGGACAAAATTGAATACAAAAACAAAACGACGATGGCGTCATTCAAAGATCAGCCGTTAAAAGGGGAAAACATCGACAAATATACGGCGCAGCAGCTTCAAAAAATTCTCAGAGAAGTCGTCACCTCACCGAAAGGAACCGGCCGAAGGTTTCAGGATCTGCCGTATGAGATAGCAGGCAAATCGGGAACGGCCCAGACGGGAATGTTCACAAAAGAAAAACAGACGCTTTACCACAAATGGTTTGCGGGATACTTTCCCGCGGACAAGCCGAAATACGCTCTCGTGGTGCTGCACATGGACACGCCGGGGGATAAGGCTCTGACAAATACAGTGTTTTATGATATTGTTAAAAAGGTACATGAAAATGAAACAAATCAGACATAG
- the mtnN gene encoding 5'-methylthioadenosine/S-adenosylhomocysteine nucleosidase, producing the protein MKLAVIGAMEEEVTILRSKLKDAKQEMIAHCEFTTGSYEGVEVILLKSGIGKVNAAISTTLLLDRFKPDYVINTGSAGGFHHTLNVGDVVISTDVRHHDVDVTAFDYEYGQVPGLPAAYKADEKLISITEEAVSELNGIQVAKGTIATGDSFMNDPKRVEDVRAKFADLYAVEMEAAAVAQVCHQFKTPFVVIRALSDIAGKESDVSFDKFLEQAAVHSTELVLNVIKRIH; encoded by the coding sequence ATGAAACTGGCAGTCATCGGAGCAATGGAAGAGGAAGTTACGATTTTAAGAAGCAAACTGAAAGACGCAAAACAAGAGATGATCGCTCACTGTGAGTTTACGACGGGCAGCTATGAAGGCGTCGAAGTTATCTTGCTGAAATCGGGGATCGGAAAAGTCAACGCCGCGATCAGCACGACGCTTCTGCTTGACCGTTTCAAACCTGATTATGTGATTAACACAGGCTCAGCGGGCGGTTTTCATCATACATTGAATGTAGGCGACGTCGTCATCTCAACAGATGTCCGCCATCATGACGTGGATGTGACGGCGTTTGACTATGAATACGGACAGGTGCCGGGTCTTCCGGCAGCATACAAAGCTGATGAAAAGCTGATCAGTATTACTGAGGAAGCGGTTTCTGAACTGAACGGCATTCAAGTCGCCAAAGGCACAATCGCTACGGGAGATTCTTTTATGAATGATCCGAAGCGGGTTGAAGACGTACGCGCCAAATTTGCGGATTTGTATGCGGTTGAAATGGAAGCTGCGGCTGTCGCACAGGTGTGCCACCAGTTCAAAACGCCTTTTGTTGTCATCAGAGCTTTATCTGATATTGCCGGAAAAGAATCTGACGTTTCATTTGATAAATTTTTAGAACAGGCTGCCGTTCATTCAACTGAGCTTGTCCTGAATGTCATCAAACGAATTCACTAA
- a CDS encoding YrzA family protein, producing the protein MNFQLDLIKDKVEFFEAASLQELEKKINVQIENNQAIMLRVRSVSHQVTAVDGRILYSASVHFSADV; encoded by the coding sequence ATGAATTTTCAATTGGATTTAATCAAAGATAAAGTAGAATTTTTCGAAGCGGCATCTTTGCAGGAGCTTGAAAAGAAAATAAACGTTCAGATTGAAAACAACCAGGCGATTATGCTTCGCGTCCGTTCTGTATCCCATCAGGTGACGGCCGTTGACGGCAGAATCCTTTACAGCGCGTCGGTGCATTTTTCAGCTGACGTATGA